The following proteins come from a genomic window of Heyndrickxia acidicola:
- a CDS encoding carbohydrate ABC transporter permease, whose protein sequence is MKKQKGKGPYWLIHIFLLAGVAVVGFPFLWMVVSSFKSLPDFYTFSFWPKKLDLSAYTFILQKTDYLQWYLNSIIVGAVVTISSLVFNSLIGYTLAKYTFPGGKAILILILSTMMIPTEMLVIPWYMMGTKVNLIDNYLGIMFPGLIEAFGIFLMRQFMMGIPNDLLDAARMDGMSEFNIWWRVALPQVKPGLSALGIITFLGNWNAYLWPVICISSEQLRTLPVGISLYATGDSGGIQWNTIMGMSTLAVIPMIIVFLIFQRKIVEGIALTGVKG, encoded by the coding sequence GTGAAAAAGCAAAAAGGGAAAGGGCCATATTGGCTGATCCATATTTTTTTGCTTGCAGGAGTGGCCGTTGTAGGGTTTCCATTTCTTTGGATGGTTGTATCCTCCTTTAAAAGCCTTCCTGATTTTTATACTTTTTCATTCTGGCCCAAAAAACTTGATCTATCTGCCTACACGTTCATTTTACAGAAAACAGACTATTTGCAGTGGTATCTTAATAGCATCATCGTTGGTGCCGTTGTGACCATTAGCAGTTTAGTGTTTAATTCGCTGATTGGCTATACGCTGGCAAAATATACATTCCCGGGAGGCAAGGCCATCCTTATTTTGATTTTAAGCACGATGATGATTCCAACAGAAATGCTGGTTATTCCATGGTATATGATGGGAACAAAAGTGAATCTGATTGATAACTATTTGGGAATCATGTTCCCGGGTTTAATAGAAGCATTTGGTATTTTCCTCATGCGGCAGTTTATGATGGGGATTCCGAATGATTTACTGGATGCAGCCAGAATGGACGGAATGAGTGAATTTAACATCTGGTGGCGTGTGGCACTTCCTCAGGTAAAACCGGGATTATCTGCATTAGGAATTATAACGTTTTTGGGAAACTGGAATGCGTACCTGTGGCCGGTCATTTGTATATCATCGGAACAATTAAGGACGCTGCCTGTTGGAATTTCCCTTTATGCGACTGGTGATTCGGGGGGGATTCAATGGAATACCATTATGGGTATGAGTACTCTTGCTGTTATCCCGATGATTATCGTTTTTCTTATTTTCCAGCGAAAAATTGTAGAAGGGATTGCTCTGACAGGAGTGAAGGGGTAA
- a CDS encoding cold-shock protein, producing the protein MEHGTVKWFNAEKGFGFIERESGDDVFVHFSAIQGEGFKTLEEGQKVTFDVEQGARGPQAVNVQKA; encoded by the coding sequence ATGGAACATGGTACAGTAAAATGGTTTAATGCAGAAAAAGGCTTTGGTTTCATCGAGCGCGAAAGTGGAGACGATGTATTCGTACACTTCTCAGCTATTCAAGGTGAAGGCTTCAAAACTCTTGAAGAAGGCCAAAAAGTAACATTTGACGTTGAGCAAGGCGCACGCGGACCTCAAGCAGTAAATGTACAAAAAGCATAA